The following are from one region of the Rhinoraja longicauda isolate Sanriku21f chromosome 11, sRhiLon1.1, whole genome shotgun sequence genome:
- the LOC144598077 gene encoding calreticulin-like, whose translation MKVVVVLLLALLVVQSQADTLIYLKEEFTDGDAWQSRWIESKHLSDYGKFILNAGKFYADSEKDKGIQTSEDAKYYARSIKFEQFNNEGQTMVTQFTVKHEQNINCGGGYIKLFPTDLNQEDMNGDSPYYIMFGPDICGAATKKVHVIFNYKGKNHLIKKDIRCKDDEYTHLYTLILNSDNTYEVKIDNKKVESGSLEDDWDMLPAKMIKDQNVQKPDEWDDREKIDDPDDVKPEDWVKPEKIPDPDATKPKDWDTEMDGEWERPLIPNIEYKGEWKPRKIKNPNFNGIWVHPKIGNPEYTPDVNLYKYDNIGVLGLDLWQVESGTIFDNFLIANDAKYAEEYANQTWGITKDGERKMKEKLEEEQKIKEMDTVIDSDKYEL comes from the exons ATGCTTGGCAAAGCAGATGGATAGAATCAAAACACCTGTCTGACTATGGTAAATTCATACTCAATGCTGGAAAGTTTTATGCGGATTCTGAGAAAGACAAAG GAATTCAGACAAGTGAAGATGCAAAATACTATGCAAGATCAATTAAATTTGAACAGTTCAATAATGAAGGACAAACTATGGTCACCCAGTTCACTGTGAAACATGAGCAAAATATTAACTGTGGTGGAGGATACATCAAGCTCTTTCCGACTGATCTGAACCAAGAGGATATGAACGGAGATTCCCCTTACTACATAATGTTTG GCCCAGATATTTGTGGAGCAGCAACCAAAAAGGTTCATGTGATTTTCAACTACAAAGGGAAGAATCACTTGATTAAGAAAGATATTAGATGCAAG GATGACGAATACACACATCTCTACACTCTAATACTTAATTCTGATAACACTTACGAAGTGAAGATTGATAACAAAAAAGTTGAATCGGGTTCCCTGGAGGATGACTGGGACATGCTGCCTGCTAAAATGATTAAAGACCAAAATGTTCAGAAACCTGATGAATGGGATGACCGAGAGAAGATTGATGACCCTGATGATGTAAAGCCGGAA GATTGGGTCAAGCCAGAAAAGATTCCAGACCCTGATGCTACAAAACCAAAAGACTGGGACACTGAGATGGATGGTGAATGGGAACGTCCATTGATTCCAAATATAGAGTATAAG ggTGAATGGAAACCTCGTAAGATTAAGAACCCTAATTTTAATGGCATTTGGGTCCATCCAAAAATTGGAAATCCTGAATACACACCAGATGTCAATTTGTACAAGTATGATAACATTGGAGTTCTTGGTCTTGATCTGTGGCAG GTGGAGTCTGGTACAATCTTTGACAACTTTCTTATTGCAAATGATGCCAAATATGCAGAGGAATATGCCAATCAAACATGGGGAATAACTAAG GATGGTGAAAGGAAAATGAAAGAGAAATTGGAAGAAGAACAGAAAATAAAAGAAATGGACACGGTGATTGACTCGGATAAATATGAACTCTAA